One window of the Pedobacter ginsengisoli genome contains the following:
- a CDS encoding 4'-phosphopantetheinyl transferase family protein has product MELINDDKVKWIIATKNEAFDKNAINIFRININEYFNQISNVYNSNLSYTEIEKAFRFHKENDKKRYIASKYALRNILSEFLLIAPAKICFYNSENKKPTVSGIEFNVTHSKNYIIIGISPLKIGIDIEHIDHHFNYKDITFSCFSPEELKQMSKNNTSSGFYSIWTRKEAILKASGEGLIDNMNELNSLSSSITRKKIRYSLQSFKPDKEYAGCIAFEAQEISLNYWDYK; this is encoded by the coding sequence ATGGAGTTAATAAATGATGATAAGGTAAAGTGGATTATTGCTACAAAAAACGAAGCATTCGACAAGAATGCAATTAATATATTCCGAATAAACATAAATGAATATTTCAATCAGATCAGCAATGTGTACAACTCAAATCTCTCCTATACTGAAATTGAAAAGGCATTTCGTTTCCACAAAGAAAATGACAAAAAGAGATATATAGCCTCTAAATATGCTTTAAGAAATATTCTATCAGAATTTCTCTTAATAGCACCAGCAAAAATATGCTTTTATAACTCGGAGAATAAGAAGCCAACAGTTAGTGGTATTGAATTTAATGTAACCCATAGTAAAAACTATATCATTATTGGAATCAGTCCACTTAAAATAGGTATCGATATTGAGCACATAGATCATCATTTCAATTATAAAGATATTACCTTCTCTTGTTTTAGTCCTGAGGAATTAAAGCAAATGAGTAAAAACAATACAAGTTCGGGCTTCTATTCTATATGGACAAGAAAAGAGGCCATCCTCAAAGCTTCTGGAGAAGGTCTTATAGACAATATGAATGAGCTTAACAGTTTAAGTAGTTCAATTACCAGAAAAAAAATAAGATACAGTCTGCAAAGTTTTAAGCCTGATAAAGAATATGCAGGCTGTATTGCTTTTGAAGCACAAGAGATCAGTTTAAATTATTGGGATTACAAATAG
- a CDS encoding non-ribosomal peptide synthetase, with the protein MNKDFEYVAIDFNPFGENEIEKITITNEPQRELWLSCILGGNEASLAYNESVSLELKGEFIPEAFQKAIVNLIERHEALRSTVSKNGENLIIYKNISSPVTTDDLTSTDPAKSLDRYHEFIRNEMGKPFDLYEGPLFRIYLHKFEDNVHYLTLIIHHIIGDGWSIGIILEDLSKMYNSYVHNTLPQLETAEQISDYTLQQINFANSVEYLETQNFWVDKYKNNVPILNLPIDYVRPSVRTYTGQRNDYILKNDLLDPIKFLSAKAGSSVVITLLSVFEILLHHRTGQQDIVIGLPSSGQAATGNFGLVGHCVNLLPLDSKIDPESSFLDYLKRRKSEVYDAYDYQRLTFSELLKKLPIKRDKAHIPLVPIVFNIDMGMDEKVSFEGLTHKLFSNARVAQTFEISLNVTGSKNAMTFEWAYNTNLFRSETIDSMMSEFESLLKAITDNPEVLIKDSLINKNPFPIIIDDTPIAPGTILDLFDKTVLDNPNNTAVIYEGRKLTYAQLNEKSNQLANYLISKGVKIETLVSICITPSVEAIIGIMGIIKAGAAYIPIDPEFPEQRINFMISESTANILICDSETIKRIKEPGNRELICLDDDKNQIWQTETTAPSVDISAKQLIYVIYTSGSTGNPKGVMIEHGSIIDYFYGLNSKLSTLKDCKSFALGSTIATDLGNTILFNSLISGGELHLFAKDRFNNPEYIHQYFSNYSIDCLKIVPSHWRFLKHQGDLLLPNKLLMFGGESLPGEYIKEILKADSHCLVVNHYGPTETTIGKLIHIVDKNKDYPASAPIGKPFGNNIPHILNKDLNYCAIGVPGELYIGGFGVARGYLNNHELTNKMFIERLGARFYKTGDLVRWLPDGAIEFLGRIDDQVKIRGNRIELGEIQNALLKHKDVKQSAIIVDEDIKYEKRLVAYVVTSETFNKEAIINHLKIMLPEFMVPRILIELDKIPLTANGKLDRKALPKVTTNQAVENKYVKPHTPEHDLLLEIWTTNLGISQIGITDDFFELGGHSLIAVKVMGAIEKKTGLRLPLSSLFENPTIETLAKLLTPEDKLNWDSLVPLKTSGSKPPVYLVHGGGLNVFVFKSISKFMDEDQPVYALQGLGLNGDSELPETIEDIAAKYNEEILRANPDGPFLIAGYSMGGKIAYEMARQLLEMGKEIKMLGIFDTYAGSSATGMEKVKEKIVRQLKKGPFIAKLFLDNPMQTLSYQLKISKRKLKPVFLKNKETDKEVFTYKREIYESYESAYRKYQLKPVDILIDLFRVEKRIYFLDDRVYLGWRRYGKKGIDIHSVPGDHKTFLLSPNDQKLAKVLQRVINTKV; encoded by the coding sequence ATGAATAAGGATTTTGAATATGTTGCAATAGATTTTAATCCATTTGGTGAAAATGAGATTGAAAAAATAACAATAACAAATGAACCACAAAGAGAGCTATGGCTATCTTGCATTCTAGGTGGCAATGAGGCTAGTCTGGCATATAATGAATCAGTTTCACTTGAGTTAAAAGGGGAATTCATTCCAGAAGCATTTCAAAAAGCTATTGTTAACTTAATTGAAAGGCATGAAGCCTTAAGATCTACTGTTAGTAAAAATGGAGAAAACTTAATAATATATAAAAACATTTCATCTCCAGTTACTACAGATGATTTAACTAGTACTGATCCAGCTAAAAGTCTTGATCGTTACCATGAGTTTATTCGTAATGAAATGGGTAAGCCTTTCGATCTTTATGAAGGCCCGCTGTTTAGAATATATCTTCACAAGTTTGAAGATAATGTTCATTACCTTACTCTCATAATACACCATATTATAGGTGATGGCTGGTCAATCGGCATTATTCTGGAAGACTTAAGTAAAATGTATAATTCATACGTGCATAATACATTACCACAATTAGAAACAGCTGAACAAATAAGTGATTATACTTTGCAACAGATAAACTTTGCAAATAGTGTAGAATATCTTGAAACCCAAAATTTCTGGGTTGATAAGTATAAAAACAATGTTCCAATACTTAACTTACCTATAGACTATGTAAGGCCTTCTGTTCGAACTTATACTGGCCAAAGAAATGATTATATCCTGAAAAATGATTTATTGGATCCAATAAAGTTCTTATCAGCCAAAGCAGGTAGTAGTGTGGTAATTACACTTTTAAGTGTGTTTGAAATCTTGTTACATCACAGAACCGGTCAGCAAGATATTGTTATTGGCCTTCCATCATCTGGTCAGGCTGCAACAGGGAATTTTGGTTTAGTAGGTCATTGTGTTAATCTATTGCCACTTGATAGCAAAATAGATCCGGAATCTTCTTTTCTGGATTATTTAAAAAGAAGAAAAAGTGAAGTATATGACGCTTACGATTACCAAAGATTAACTTTTAGTGAACTGCTCAAAAAGCTACCTATTAAAAGAGATAAGGCACACATACCTCTGGTACCCATAGTTTTTAACATTGACATGGGTATGGATGAAAAAGTATCATTTGAGGGTTTAACTCATAAACTTTTTTCTAATGCAAGAGTTGCTCAAACCTTCGAAATTTCTTTAAATGTTACCGGTTCTAAAAATGCCATGACATTTGAATGGGCTTATAATACCAATCTATTTAGATCCGAGACTATTGACAGTATGATGTCGGAATTTGAATCTTTATTAAAGGCCATAACGGATAATCCCGAAGTACTTATCAAAGATTCTTTGATAAACAAGAACCCATTTCCTATCATAATAGATGATACCCCAATTGCTCCTGGAACAATTCTAGATCTGTTTGATAAAACAGTTCTTGACAATCCGAATAACACTGCTGTAATATATGAGGGCAGAAAACTGACTTATGCCCAGTTAAATGAAAAATCTAATCAACTTGCCAACTACTTAATAAGTAAGGGAGTTAAAATTGAGACACTTGTCTCAATATGCATAACGCCATCTGTAGAGGCAATAATAGGAATAATGGGAATCATAAAGGCAGGGGCTGCTTACATTCCGATTGATCCTGAATTCCCTGAACAAAGAATTAACTTTATGATTTCTGAATCAACAGCTAACATATTAATATGTGATTCTGAAACGATAAAGCGAATCAAAGAACCAGGAAATCGAGAACTTATTTGTCTGGACGACGATAAAAACCAAATATGGCAAACAGAAACAACGGCTCCATCTGTTGATATATCAGCTAAACAACTGATATATGTAATCTACACCTCCGGGTCAACAGGCAATCCAAAGGGTGTAATGATTGAGCATGGATCCATTATAGATTACTTTTATGGATTGAATTCAAAATTAAGCACTTTAAAAGATTGTAAAAGCTTTGCTCTTGGATCTACAATCGCAACAGATTTGGGCAATACAATTTTGTTTAATTCTTTAATATCAGGAGGAGAATTACATCTGTTTGCCAAGGATAGATTTAATAATCCGGAGTATATACATCAATATTTTAGTAATTACAGCATCGACTGTTTAAAGATCGTTCCTTCGCACTGGAGGTTCTTAAAGCATCAGGGCGATTTACTACTACCTAACAAACTACTAATGTTTGGTGGAGAATCATTGCCAGGCGAGTATATTAAAGAAATTCTAAAAGCCGATAGTCACTGTCTGGTTGTAAACCATTATGGTCCTACCGAAACTACAATTGGCAAGTTAATACATATAGTAGATAAAAATAAGGATTATCCGGCATCTGCTCCTATTGGCAAACCTTTTGGAAATAATATTCCTCATATTCTTAATAAAGATCTAAACTATTGTGCAATTGGTGTTCCGGGTGAATTGTATATAGGGGGCTTTGGAGTAGCAAGAGGTTATTTAAACAACCATGAACTGACAAATAAAATGTTCATAGAACGATTAGGGGCTCGATTCTACAAAACAGGGGATTTAGTACGATGGCTACCTGATGGGGCCATTGAATTCTTAGGACGTATAGATGATCAGGTTAAAATCAGAGGTAATAGAATAGAACTGGGTGAGATACAAAATGCTTTGCTTAAGCATAAAGATGTGAAACAAAGTGCTATAATTGTTGACGAAGATATCAAGTACGAAAAAAGATTAGTGGCATATGTTGTAACAAGTGAAACTTTTAATAAGGAAGCTATAATTAATCATTTAAAAATAATGCTTCCTGAATTTATGGTACCAAGAATTTTAATCGAGCTTGATAAAATTCCCTTAACTGCTAATGGAAAATTAGATCGGAAAGCACTCCCTAAAGTAACAACAAATCAAGCGGTTGAAAACAAATATGTAAAACCTCATACCCCAGAACATGATTTGCTTTTAGAAATATGGACTACAAACCTTGGTATTAGTCAAATAGGAATTACTGATGATTTCTTTGAACTTGGAGGCCACTCTCTTATTGCTGTTAAAGTTATGGGAGCTATAGAAAAGAAAACAGGCCTGCGTCTTCCTCTATCAAGCTTATTTGAGAACCCCACTATCGAAACACTTGCTAAATTATTAACTCCAGAAGACAAATTAAACTGGGATTCCTTAGTTCCATTAAAAACGAGTGGAAGTAAACCTCCGGTATATCTGGTTCATGGCGGTGGTTTAAATGTTTTCGTCTTCAAATCCATATCTAAATTCATGGATGAAGACCAGCCGGTTTATGCACTTCAAGGTTTGGGGCTAAATGGTGATAGTGAATTACCAGAAACTATTGAGGATATTGCTGCTAAATATAACGAGGAGATTTTACGAGCAAATCCAGATGGTCCCTTTTTAATAGCCGGATATTCTATGGGGGGCAAAATAGCTTACGAGATGGCCAGGCAATTACTAGAAATGGGAAAGGAAATAAAAATGCTAGGAATATTCGATACTTACGCCGGTTCATCCGCAACTGGTATGGAAAAAGTAAAAGAGAAAATAGTTCGCCAATTAAAAAAGGGACCTTTTATAGCAAAGCTGTTTTTGGATAATCCAATGCAAACCTTATCATATCAGCTAAAAATATCTAAAAGAAAATTAAAGCCTGTTTTCTTAAAAAACAAAGAAACTGACAAAGAGGTTTTCACCTATAAAAGAGAGATTTACGAAAGCTATGAATCTGCTTATAGAAAATATCAGCTAAAACCTGTCGACATTTTAATAGATTTGTTCAGGGTAGAAAAACGGATTTACTTTTTAGATGATCGCGTTTACTTAGGCTGGCGTAGATATGGTAAAAAAGGAATAGATATCCATTCGGTTCCAGGTGATCATAAAACATTTTTACTTTCTCCGAATGATCAAAAGCTGGCTAAAGTTCTTCAAAGAGTAATTAACACTAAGGTTTAA
- a CDS encoding type I polyketide synthase: MFKDQISNTQNELLVQQSFNTTAQELPETIAVVFNEKKITYSELNERAEHLSNIILNQTLDQEVIGISATRSIEMIVGLLAILKAGKTYLPLDPSYPESRLLQIKEDSGVSTCISLQNEFNVFTCLGLNVIVSDKLYPDTSKNSGFLQSENGCILYTSGSTGKPKGVCISHKSLSNFLKWQKDHALNGKGINALQFCHLSFDASFQEIFVPLTTGATLYLINDDYRLDGTKLLDFIISNNINKAFLPYVTLQYLAEAATKEKRFPVNLKELITGGELLKITPNIREFFSSIQNSTLVNVYGPTETTIWVTELKLTGNPDKWASIPTIGETIAQSSIHFIDEKLGFLENGQTGEICISGPCLSNGYFHQPNLTNEKFVELSNPKLGQIKVYRTGDLGRLLDNGEIEFKGRIDSQIKIRGNRVELGEIEVTLMKEESVNQAIVILREDYPGRKALVAYLTGNKTPRDSNKLRYHISKLLPDYMIPSAFIWLNELPKTTSGKVDRKALPKPDLKRPQLNVLYKSPKTKIEKDIIGLFIDIFQYDKIGIEDNFFELGGNSLLAQKTVAELKYQFNYHLPITRLYQYPTATGIAEFLENKVPKQSTFVKQSEPGNDSQDIAIIGMAGRFPGAETINDLWDLLTEGKETTKFFSDEELDISIPDHIKNDKAYVKARGVINDAEKFDSAFFGINPKLADLMDPQQRIFLEIAWEVLEKTGHLFPVYSKKIAVYAGSGSNTYYVNNLLQYPDLIENVGNLQVLTVNEKDYIASRTAYHLNLKGQAVSVNSACSTSLLAVAEAVNSLRSGQCDAAIAGAASITSPINSGHIYQEGSMLSVDGHCCPFDNDATGTVFSDGAGVVLLKRLTDAKCDGDIIYGVIKGVGLNNDGAEKGSFTAPNTDGQANAIKEAIADAGISPSEISYIETHGTGTPIGDPIEFDGLVKAFGQQDRNQFCAIGSVKSNFGHLTQAAGVTGLIKACLSLYYKKLPASLGYKQGNKNIDFLNSPFYVNNNLTDWNSDTKRIAGVSSFGVGGTNVHVIIEEYENLESVSSTGRPYDLITWSAKSEISRDQYASSISDYIIKNKNVNIADVAYTLKQTRNDFSYRRFAVGNTKESFINQLDQNRTKEGNISNLKEVPEEVVFTFPGQGAQYLNMAVDLYKDEPLFREAIYRCAEILKQYIDLDIREVIFTSSPNAEAERLLKQTRYTQPALFVIEYALAKLWMNWGITPTLFCGHSIGEYVAAHLAGIFSLEDGLKLIAVRGAMVNALPAGSMLSVRSESNLVTNLLSEGLSIAAVNSPKLCVIAGPQEDILKFSQLLNDKEIPNKLLFTSHAFHSSMMDPIVNDFQKVVSGISLSTPQTPIISTVTGSILTDEEAIDPQYWANHLRNTVQFSTAIDTVLTYNSPIFIEVGPGSVTTTLVRQIAALKSISVRAMQSLANNENDYCIILNTLGQLWNYGLQPNWDNFYKDQQRSFLDLPTYRFDRKRHWIDSVDINKIIPDNNTKPNTNTTLAMKKNNLAVKIRQVLEDASGIEMRNVAPNQNFVEIGLDSLLLTQIAISLKREFNLPITFRKLNEEYPTIDLLTDYIDRNTVQDEPVPVQNNIPIANLNNQQVISPVSFVNTNEYNNSALGLIAQQLEILSKQVLLMNGNNPTVNTVAVSSTLPKQQEEPELTIQEKSEIQKPFGATPRIERQSTELNTDQLSFLENLIESYNQKTFKSKKYAEESRNYMADPRVVSGFKPLTKELTYPIVINRSSGSKMWDLDGNEYIDVLNGFGSNLLGYQPEVIKKAMHDQVENGYEVGPQHELAAEVSKLVCEFTGFDRSALCSTGSEAVLGCIRIARTVTGRSLIVAFTGSYHGIIDEVLVRGTKKLKSFPAAAGIMPEAVKNILVLDYGTDEALSIIKERADEIAAVLIEPVQSRRPEFVPIDFIKEVRKITSASGSALIFDEVITGFRMHPGGAQALFDVRADLASYGKVVGAGIPIGVIAGKKEFMDALDGGTWNYGDSSYPEVGVTYFAGTFVRHPLALASAKASLLYMKEKGPKLQLELNEKGDHIAKTLNKEIEKRHLPFFVANYGSLWKVKFNEEIPYSELMFTLMRQKGIHILDGFPCFVTEATSNNDIEQLIDCFIESMDEMIKAGFFANTLANETSLKTYSKFGKGEIVINADNPPVLGARLGKDIEGNPAWFIKDEQNKDQYLQIHF, from the coding sequence ATGTTTAAAGACCAAATTTCGAACACTCAGAATGAACTATTAGTTCAACAATCATTTAATACTACAGCTCAGGAATTACCTGAAACCATAGCAGTAGTTTTTAACGAAAAAAAAATTACATATTCTGAATTAAACGAAAGAGCAGAGCATTTATCCAATATTATTTTAAATCAAACACTTGACCAGGAAGTCATAGGAATAAGCGCGACGCGATCAATAGAAATGATTGTTGGATTATTGGCAATCTTGAAAGCTGGAAAAACTTATTTACCATTAGACCCAAGCTATCCTGAAAGCAGGCTATTACAAATTAAAGAAGATTCTGGAGTAAGCACATGCATCTCGTTACAAAATGAATTCAATGTATTTACTTGTCTGGGGCTTAATGTTATAGTTTCTGATAAATTATATCCTGATACTAGCAAAAACAGTGGTTTTCTGCAATCCGAAAATGGATGTATCCTTTATACATCTGGCTCTACAGGTAAACCTAAGGGTGTATGTATTAGTCATAAAAGTTTGAGTAATTTTTTAAAATGGCAAAAAGACCATGCGCTTAATGGTAAAGGTATAAATGCCTTACAGTTTTGCCATCTCAGTTTTGATGCCTCATTTCAAGAAATCTTTGTCCCATTAACTACAGGTGCCACCTTGTATCTTATTAATGATGATTACAGGCTTGACGGCACAAAGCTTTTGGATTTTATTATTTCTAACAACATTAACAAAGCTTTTTTACCTTATGTTACGCTTCAATATTTAGCTGAAGCTGCCACCAAAGAAAAACGATTTCCTGTTAACTTAAAAGAGTTGATAACTGGTGGTGAACTACTTAAAATTACACCAAACATAAGAGAATTCTTTTCATCTATACAAAATTCTACTCTGGTAAATGTATATGGACCAACCGAAACAACCATTTGGGTAACAGAGCTGAAACTCACAGGCAATCCTGATAAGTGGGCATCAATACCCACAATTGGGGAAACAATAGCACAATCATCCATTCATTTTATTGATGAAAAATTAGGCTTCCTTGAAAATGGACAAACTGGAGAAATATGTATTTCGGGACCTTGCTTATCAAATGGATATTTTCATCAGCCAAACCTCACAAATGAGAAATTTGTGGAACTCTCCAACCCAAAACTTGGACAAATTAAAGTATACAGAACAGGAGATCTGGGCAGGCTTTTAGATAATGGAGAAATAGAGTTTAAAGGCCGGATAGATAGTCAAATTAAAATCAGGGGCAACAGGGTTGAATTAGGTGAAATTGAGGTTACCCTAATGAAAGAAGAAAGCGTTAATCAGGCTATAGTAATATTAAGAGAAGATTATCCAGGCAGAAAAGCTCTGGTAGCCTACTTAACAGGAAATAAAACTCCGAGAGACAGTAACAAACTTAGGTACCACATAAGCAAACTCCTTCCTGATTATATGATCCCATCGGCCTTTATTTGGCTCAACGAGCTTCCTAAAACTACAAGTGGCAAAGTAGACAGGAAGGCATTACCAAAACCAGATCTTAAAAGACCCCAACTAAATGTATTGTACAAAAGTCCAAAAACAAAGATTGAAAAGGATATTATAGGCTTGTTTATAGATATATTTCAGTATGATAAAATAGGAATTGAAGACAATTTCTTTGAGCTTGGAGGCAATTCCCTTCTAGCTCAAAAAACGGTGGCCGAACTAAAGTATCAATTCAATTATCATTTACCAATAACCAGATTATACCAATATCCGACTGCAACCGGGATAGCCGAATTTCTTGAAAATAAAGTTCCTAAGCAGTCCACCTTCGTTAAACAAAGTGAACCTGGCAATGATTCGCAAGATATTGCGATAATAGGGATGGCGGGTAGATTTCCAGGCGCAGAAACTATCAATGATTTATGGGATTTACTTACAGAAGGTAAAGAAACAACCAAATTCTTTAGCGACGAAGAACTTGACATTAGCATTCCAGATCATATAAAGAATGATAAAGCGTATGTTAAAGCAAGAGGAGTAATTAACGATGCTGAGAAATTCGATTCTGCCTTTTTCGGAATCAACCCTAAGCTTGCCGATTTAATGGATCCGCAACAAAGAATTTTCCTAGAAATAGCTTGGGAAGTATTGGAAAAAACGGGGCATTTATTCCCAGTTTATTCAAAAAAAATCGCCGTTTATGCAGGTAGTGGCAGCAACACATATTATGTAAACAACTTATTACAATATCCTGATTTAATTGAAAACGTTGGTAACCTGCAGGTACTTACTGTTAACGAAAAGGATTACATTGCTTCGAGAACGGCTTACCATTTAAACCTAAAAGGACAAGCCGTAAGTGTAAACTCTGCTTGTTCAACATCATTACTTGCAGTAGCAGAAGCAGTTAACAGTTTGCGATCAGGCCAATGTGATGCAGCTATTGCAGGAGCTGCAAGTATTACTTCTCCTATTAACAGTGGTCATATTTACCAGGAAGGCAGCATGTTAAGCGTCGATGGCCATTGCTGTCCTTTTGATAATGATGCAACAGGAACTGTATTTAGTGATGGTGCTGGAGTTGTTTTACTTAAAAGGTTAACAGATGCAAAATGTGATGGCGATATTATTTATGGTGTAATCAAAGGAGTTGGTTTAAATAACGATGGAGCAGAAAAAGGAAGCTTTACTGCTCCGAATACTGATGGACAAGCAAATGCAATTAAAGAAGCTATAGCAGACGCTGGTATTAGCCCATCAGAAATCAGCTATATTGAAACACATGGCACTGGCACCCCTATTGGTGATCCTATTGAATTTGATGGATTAGTTAAAGCTTTTGGTCAACAGGATAGAAATCAATTTTGTGCAATAGGATCAGTTAAAAGCAACTTTGGTCACTTAACGCAAGCTGCAGGAGTAACTGGTTTAATTAAAGCTTGTTTGTCCTTGTACTACAAGAAACTACCTGCCTCTCTTGGGTACAAACAAGGAAATAAAAACATCGACTTTCTAAATAGTCCTTTTTATGTTAACAATAATCTGACCGATTGGAACTCTGACACTAAAAGAATTGCGGGTGTAAGCTCATTTGGTGTTGGGGGAACAAATGTACATGTGATTATTGAAGAATATGAAAATTTGGAATCAGTATCATCAACAGGAAGGCCATATGATCTGATTACCTGGTCGGCGAAATCAGAAATTAGCAGAGACCAATATGCATCCTCAATCTCTGATTATATTATAAAGAATAAGAATGTTAATATAGCTGATGTTGCCTACACCCTAAAACAAACCAGAAACGACTTTTCTTATAGAAGATTCGCTGTAGGGAACACCAAAGAATCTTTTATAAACCAACTCGATCAAAATAGAACTAAAGAAGGTAATATAAGTAATCTTAAGGAAGTACCGGAAGAAGTTGTGTTTACATTTCCTGGTCAAGGCGCTCAGTATTTAAATATGGCAGTTGATCTATACAAAGACGAACCACTATTTAGAGAAGCTATATATCGTTGCGCTGAGATACTTAAGCAATATATAGACCTCGACATCAGAGAAGTTATATTTACCAGTTCGCCTAATGCTGAAGCAGAACGGTTATTAAAACAAACCAGATACACGCAACCTGCATTATTTGTAATTGAATATGCATTGGCAAAACTGTGGATGAATTGGGGCATTACTCCTACTTTGTTTTGTGGACATAGTATCGGAGAATACGTTGCAGCACATCTTGCCGGCATATTCTCTTTAGAGGATGGGTTAAAATTAATAGCCGTTAGGGGAGCAATGGTTAATGCCCTTCCCGCAGGTTCTATGTTATCTGTAAGGAGCGAGTCAAATCTAGTAACCAACCTATTAAGTGAAGGATTATCGATCGCAGCAGTAAACAGCCCTAAACTTTGCGTTATAGCAGGGCCACAAGAAGATATTCTGAAATTCAGCCAGCTACTTAATGACAAAGAGATTCCTAACAAATTGCTCTTTACAAGCCATGCTTTTCATTCATCTATGATGGATCCGATAGTTAATGATTTTCAAAAAGTTGTTTCTGGAATCTCACTTTCAACTCCTCAAACACCAATCATCTCTACTGTAACAGGTTCAATTCTAACAGATGAGGAGGCAATAGATCCACAGTATTGGGCAAATCACTTAAGAAACACGGTACAATTTTCTACAGCCATTGATACTGTATTAACTTACAATTCTCCAATTTTTATAGAGGTTGGTCCCGGATCAGTAACCACGACCCTTGTAAGGCAAATTGCTGCACTAAAATCGATTTCCGTAAGAGCAATGCAAAGTCTCGCTAATAACGAGAACGATTATTGCATTATCCTAAATACTTTAGGTCAGCTTTGGAATTATGGCTTGCAACCTAATTGGGATAATTTTTATAAAGATCAGCAAAGATCTTTTCTGGATCTTCCAACTTACAGGTTTGATAGAAAGAGACACTGGATTGATTCCGTAGACATAAACAAAATAATACCTGACAATAATACTAAACCAAACACCAATACTACGCTTGCAATGAAAAAGAATAATCTAGCAGTAAAAATCAGACAAGTATTAGAAGATGCATCTGGAATTGAAATGCGAAATGTTGCTCCTAATCAAAACTTTGTTGAAATAGGATTAGATTCTTTATTGCTTACTCAAATAGCAATCTCCCTTAAAAGAGAGTTTAATTTACCTATTACATTTAGGAAATTAAATGAAGAATATCCAACAATTGATTTATTAACAGATTATATAGATAGAAATACCGTTCAGGATGAACCTGTTCCGGTTCAAAACAACATCCCTATTGCTAATCTAAATAACCAACAAGTTATTTCTCCTGTCTCATTTGTGAACACAAACGAGTACAACAATTCAGCCTTAGGCTTAATTGCACAACAGCTAGAGATTTTATCTAAACAGGTTTTATTGATGAATGGGAATAACCCTACTGTAAATACTGTTGCAGTATCATCAACACTACCAAAGCAACAAGAGGAACCCGAACTAACAATTCAGGAAAAATCAGAAATTCAAAAACCATTTGGAGCAACCCCTAGAATAGAGCGTCAATCTACCGAATTGAATACAGATCAATTAAGCTTTCTTGAAAACTTAATTGAGAGCTACAATCAGAAAACATTTAAAAGTAAAAAATATGCTGAGGAGAGCCGGAATTATATGGCAGACCCAAGAGTTGTTTCAGGCTTTAAACCTTTAACAAAAGAACTTACCTATCCTATTGTGATAAACAGATCAAGCGGTAGCAAAATGTGGGACCTTGATGGCAATGAATATATTGATGTATTAAATGGATTTGGCTCAAACTTACTTGGCTACCAGCCAGAGGTTATCAAAAAAGCCATGCACGATCAAGTTGAAAATGGATATGAGGTGGGTCCGCAGCATGAGCTTGCTGCTGAAGTAAGTAAATTAGTATGTGAGTTTACTGGATTTGACAGATCGGCACTTTGCAGTACTGGCTCTGAGGCAGTATTAGGATGTATAAGAATTGCCAGAACAGTTACCGGGAGATCATTGATTGTTGCCTTTACAGGATCATACCATGGCATTATTGATGAGGTATTGGTTAGAGGAACAAAAAAACTCAAATCGTTTCCAGCAGCAGCCGGCATAATGCCTGAGGCTGTTAAAAACATCCTTGTACTCGATTATGGAACAGATGAAGCACTATCGATAATTAAAGAAAGAGCCGATGAAATTGCCGCAGTGCTCATTGAACCAGTACAGAGCAGGCGCCCTGAATTTGTGCCAATAGATTTTATTAAAGAAGTAAGAAAAATCACCTCTGCAAGTGGCTCAGCTTTAATATTTGATGAGGTGATTACTGGTTTCAGGATGCATCCCGGAGGGGCACAGGCCTTATTTGATGTCCGAGCCGATCTCGCTTCTTATGGCAAGGTGGTTGGGGCAGGAATTCCAATTGGGGTGATTGCAGGTAAAAAGGAATTTATGGACGCACTTGATGGTGGAACCTGGAATTATGGTGATAGTTCATACCCAGAGGTTGGGGTAACTTACTTCGCCGGAACATTTGTTCGTCACCCTTTAGCGTTGGCTTCTGCAAAAGCATCCTTACTATATATGAAAGAGAAAGGTCCCAAATTACAATTGGAGCTAAATGAGAAAGGAGACCACATTGCCAAAACACTTAACAAGGAAATAGAAAAAAGACACCTTCCCTTCTTTGTTGCAAATTACGGGTCATTATGGAAGGTCAAATTTAATGAGGAGATTCCTTATAGCGAGTTGATGTTTACCTTAATGAGGCAAAAGGGCATCCATATACTTGATGGATTCCCTTGCTTTGTAACCGAAGCAACATCAAATAACGACATTGAACAGTTAATTGATTGCTTTATAGAGAGCATGGATGAAATGATTAAGGCTGGCTTCTTTGCAAACACACTTGCCAATGAAACCAGTTTAAAAACGTATTCAAAATTTGGTAAAGGCGAAATCGTCATCAATGCAGATAACCCACCTGTTCTAGGTGCCAGATTGGGAAAGGATATTGAAGGAAATCCGGCATGGTTCATTAAAGATGAACAGAATAAAGATCAATATTTACAAATCCATTTCTAA